One part of the Marichromatium purpuratum 984 genome encodes these proteins:
- a CDS encoding saccharopine dehydrogenase NADP-binding domain-containing protein: MSRRDERILLLGGFGRVGLEAARYLLENSELSLLLCGRRARALPEWMSAFGARVESRVLDVEDTAALDAACAASRLVIACVGPSGLIGDRVALACKRVGVPLVDAGGYDPLLHALEADEQRAAARAPLVINVGLLPGLSGMFPQWLIETQARGRAVERLDLAYVGRDAWTYHSAWDIVSSLGGFGEDRGFCYLREQQVVSTPMRRAMYKATFPEPIGAATTMLLYSEEIARLARTHAITEAHVHGANIGPRAALVCMLAKMLGWHASRSGIERGARWLVRASARDMRKLAPAYGIRARLRYRDGASDTALLTLTDTYRATGAVIALTAAALLEQKTPEPGVQLLHEAVPAVPFMARLREQGLVEIGRESAAGAVVAAGEVSA; this comes from the coding sequence ATGAGCAGGCGTGATGAACGGATTCTGCTACTCGGCGGCTTCGGTCGGGTGGGGCTCGAAGCGGCGCGCTATCTGCTGGAGAACAGCGAGTTGTCGCTGCTGCTGTGCGGACGGCGCGCGCGGGCGCTGCCCGAGTGGATGAGCGCCTTCGGCGCGCGCGTCGAGTCGCGCGTGCTCGACGTCGAGGACACGGCGGCGCTCGATGCCGCCTGTGCCGCCAGTCGGCTGGTGATCGCCTGTGTCGGTCCCTCGGGGCTGATCGGCGATCGCGTGGCGCTGGCCTGCAAGCGTGTCGGCGTGCCGCTGGTGGACGCCGGTGGCTACGACCCGCTGTTGCACGCCCTGGAGGCCGATGAGCAACGGGCCGCGGCGCGCGCGCCCCTGGTGATCAACGTTGGCCTGCTGCCCGGGCTGTCGGGGATGTTCCCGCAGTGGCTGATCGAGACCCAGGCACGGGGACGGGCCGTCGAGCGTCTCGACCTGGCCTATGTCGGGCGCGATGCCTGGACCTATCACTCGGCCTGGGACATCGTTTCCAGCCTCGGTGGTTTCGGCGAGGACCGTGGTTTCTGCTATCTGCGCGAGCAGCAGGTGGTGAGCACCCCGATGCGCCGAGCCATGTACAAGGCCACCTTCCCCGAACCCATCGGGGCCGCCACGACCATGCTGCTCTACTCGGAGGAGATCGCACGTCTGGCGCGCACGCACGCGATCACCGAGGCCCACGTCCACGGTGCCAACATCGGTCCCCGTGCGGCGCTGGTGTGCATGCTCGCCAAGATGCTCGGCTGGCACGCCTCGCGCTCCGGGATCGAGCGTGGTGCGCGCTGGCTCGTCCGTGCCTCGGCGCGCGACATGCGCAAGCTGGCTCCGGCCTACGGTATCCGTGCCCGGCTGCGCTATCGCGACGGTGCCAGCGACACGGCGCTGTTGACCCTGACCGACACCTATCGCGCCACGGGGGCGGTGATCGCCCTCACCGCCGCCGCACTGCTCGAACAGAAGACGCCCGAGCCAGGTGTGCAACTGCTGCACGAGGCGGTGCCTGCGGTGCCCTTCATGGCGCGCCTGCGCGAGCAGGGGTTGGTCGAGATCGGGCGGGAGTCGGCGGCGGGGGCCGTCGTCGCCGCCGGGGAGGTGTCGGCATGA
- a CDS encoding saccharopine dehydrogenase NADP-binding domain-containing protein, whose translation MSASGGIIVLGGSGESGRRIVDHLARRYPRLRVASAARRPHVVEAGPGRRECVQLDLREREAARATIAEFDLAILAMGPTPAFGAEVHRLCLEAGVDCIDINDSLAVADQVLALHAQARDLGRRVFTGMGFTPGLSSLLLAQLAARRASPSGRYHIRSCMGAAYGGGESSPHAILATFSDHIEVFEGGCRRRVPTPWRDAQGSCPFPGQAEALQTIPFSALETASLGSGRSRVADGVAALDARYHIQYLKPGFARFMARFRWSETTLDRLARKFHASGQTMKAKKDADPDTVLWVYPHEAPEQGLLVQGVISSYDLTALMACALADAWLADELADYQGVYTVDQLEPESWERLSGHLARRGISSKPADLAALRAQGLDFGWVEAVAGDAVSDLAHYGANWYTAKPVHPKMVPLQKRFLVESEVWAALRGARRGTRWITFILLTLMRWRRHYRALADLRVRDDAATAKLWQAVTRDIAMFTSGYSHAREVLGRDEALRLYGKMFLETGRMEMRWLWPDASVFAAFDQPWRAVSDYWIAFLAGCEALGVLRYRLREEQGRISCMIEYCAYAEMFARLDCPELALLVREMEREALEAMAAHSGLRVNWTSHEDGTAEIVLGAPSAVVQAAPAEAV comes from the coding sequence ATGAGCGCTTCGGGTGGCATCATCGTCCTCGGTGGCAGCGGCGAGAGTGGGCGACGGATCGTCGACCATCTCGCGCGGCGTTATCCGCGGCTGCGCGTGGCCAGCGCCGCGCGCCGTCCGCACGTCGTCGAGGCAGGGCCGGGGCGGCGCGAGTGCGTTCAGCTCGACCTGCGCGAGCGCGAGGCGGCGCGGGCGACCATCGCCGAGTTCGATCTCGCGATCCTCGCCATGGGGCCGACCCCGGCCTTCGGTGCCGAGGTGCATCGTCTGTGCCTGGAGGCCGGGGTCGACTGCATCGACATCAACGACAGCCTGGCGGTCGCCGATCAGGTGTTGGCACTGCACGCGCAGGCCCGCGATCTCGGGCGCCGGGTGTTCACCGGCATGGGCTTCACGCCGGGGCTCTCCAGCCTGCTGCTCGCGCAGCTGGCGGCGCGACGTGCCTCGCCGAGCGGTCGCTACCACATCCGCAGCTGCATGGGCGCGGCCTACGGTGGCGGCGAGAGCAGTCCGCACGCGATCCTGGCGACTTTCAGCGACCACATCGAGGTGTTCGAGGGTGGTTGTCGCCGGCGTGTGCCGACCCCCTGGCGCGACGCCCAGGGATCCTGCCCGTTCCCCGGACAGGCCGAGGCGCTCCAGACCATCCCCTTCTCCGCGCTGGAGACGGCCAGTCTGGGCTCGGGCCGCAGTCGGGTCGCCGACGGGGTCGCCGCGCTCGACGCGCGCTATCACATCCAGTACCTGAAACCGGGGTTCGCGCGTTTCATGGCACGTTTTCGCTGGAGCGAGACCACCCTCGATCGTCTGGCGCGGAAGTTCCATGCCAGCGGTCAGACGATGAAGGCGAAGAAGGACGCCGACCCGGATACCGTGCTCTGGGTCTATCCGCACGAGGCTCCGGAGCAGGGGCTGCTGGTGCAGGGCGTGATCTCCTCCTACGATCTGACCGCGCTGATGGCCTGCGCCCTGGCCGATGCCTGGCTGGCCGACGAGTTGGCCGACTATCAGGGGGTGTACACCGTCGACCAGCTGGAGCCGGAGAGCTGGGAGCGACTGAGCGGTCATCTGGCACGCCGGGGCATCTCCAGCAAGCCCGCCGATCTGGCGGCGCTGCGTGCCCAGGGGCTCGATTTCGGCTGGGTCGAGGCGGTGGCCGGTGATGCGGTTTCCGATCTCGCACACTATGGCGCCAACTGGTACACCGCCAAGCCGGTGCATCCCAAGATGGTGCCGCTGCAGAAGCGTTTCCTGGTCGAGTCCGAGGTCTGGGCGGCGCTGCGCGGTGCGCGGCGCGGGACGCGCTGGATCACCTTCATCCTCCTCACGCTGATGCGTTGGCGGCGTCACTACCGGGCGCTGGCAGATCTGCGTGTGCGCGACGATGCCGCCACGGCGAAGCTGTGGCAGGCGGTGACCCGCGACATCGCCATGTTCACCTCCGGCTATTCGCACGCGCGCGAGGTGCTGGGGCGCGATGAAGCGCTGCGTCTGTACGGCAAGATGTTTCTGGAGACCGGGCGCATGGAGATGCGCTGGCTGTGGCCCGATGCCAGTGTCTTCGCCGCCTTCGACCAGCCCTGGCGGGCGGTGTCCGACTACTGGATCGCCTTCCTCGCCGGTTGCGAGGCACTCGGCGTGCTGCGCTATCGCCTGCGCGAGGAGCAGGGACGGATCAGCTGCATGATCGAGTACTGCGCCTATGCCGAGATGTTCGCGCGACTCGACTGCCCGGAGCTGGCCCTGCTGGTGCGCGAGATGGAGCGCGAGGCGCTGGAGGCGATGGCCGCGCACAGCGGTCTGCGGGTGAACTGGACGAGCCACGAGGACGGTACCGCCGAGATCGTGCTGGGCGCGCCCTCGGCGGTCGTGCAGGCAGCCCCCGCCGAAGCGGTCTGA
- a CDS encoding L,D-transpeptidase produces MEQPSDTAHPATAMTILLATALLGSGCAAPPDRPAPEPADVPPVTTATVTLAAEPPAPMTSPATDPGPPSGPSTAARRAIRIELGEQRFTYIEDGAPVHSGPISSGRAGHPTPRGRFAVLAKDADKVSSRYTNQLGWQAWMPYAIQFHGHYFLHEGWLPGHPDSHGCVRVGEQDARFLFERLRLGDRVEVVD; encoded by the coding sequence ATGGAGCAGCCGAGCGACACGGCCCATCCCGCCACCGCCATGACCATCCTGCTCGCCACAGCCCTGCTCGGCAGCGGCTGCGCGGCGCCACCCGACCGCCCTGCGCCGGAACCGGCCGACGTCCCGCCCGTGACGACCGCGACCGTCACGCTCGCGGCCGAACCGCCAGCACCGATGACATCTCCAGCCACAGATCCCGGCCCACCGAGCGGACCGAGCACCGCCGCCAGGCGCGCCATCCGCATCGAGCTCGGCGAGCAGCGCTTCACCTACATCGAGGACGGCGCACCGGTGCACAGCGGCCCGATCTCATCGGGCCGCGCCGGTCATCCCACCCCACGCGGACGCTTCGCCGTGCTCGCCAAGGACGCCGACAAGGTCTCCTCGCGCTACACCAACCAGCTCGGCTGGCAGGCATGGATGCCCTACGCCATCCAGTTCCACGGTCACTACTTCCTCCACGAGGGCTGGCTGCCCGGTCATCCCGACTCTCACGGCTGCGTGCGCGTCGGCGAGCAGGATGCCCGCTTTCTCTTCGAGCGCCTGCGGCTCGGCGACCGCGTCGAGGTCGTCGACTGA
- a CDS encoding NAD(+)--dinitrogen-reductase ADP-D-ribosyltransferase produces MDSNRQPTQTPDPPPPSLPAHARLTLNRCNLPAVILGSLTYQHHPVDLELDGIAPLHTPLLRNLDAIPGHRARARHFQDYMRWRFLLDLPEEAGLTRGRRGRAKADYQRMVRGWSFDSDGREGAVLKRWVESRFGLLARHHAGPLHGRGSETYLRYVAAGTQGLYATNALESQLDLLYTYGQYELGRRAPADTHLRLYRGINRIDEHEVLERVGRHRYRVLLNNLNSFTSERERADEFGDYILETEVPRPKVFFYNRLLPDLLKGEDEYVVIGGVYEVRISVL; encoded by the coding sequence ATGGATAGCAACAGACAACCGACCCAGACGCCCGACCCGCCGCCACCCTCGCTCCCGGCACACGCCCGACTCACGCTCAACCGCTGCAACCTGCCGGCGGTGATCCTCGGCAGCCTCACCTACCAGCACCATCCCGTCGACCTCGAACTCGACGGCATCGCCCCGCTCCACACCCCACTGCTGCGCAACCTCGACGCCATCCCCGGTCATCGCGCACGCGCGCGTCACTTTCAGGACTACATGCGCTGGCGCTTCTTGCTCGACCTCCCCGAGGAGGCCGGGCTCACTCGAGGACGTCGCGGACGCGCCAAGGCCGACTACCAGCGCATGGTGCGCGGCTGGTCGTTCGACTCCGACGGTCGCGAGGGTGCGGTGCTCAAGCGCTGGGTGGAGAGCCGCTTCGGTCTGCTCGCGCGCCACCACGCCGGTCCGCTGCACGGACGCGGCAGCGAGACCTATCTGCGCTATGTCGCCGCCGGCACCCAGGGGCTCTACGCCACCAACGCGCTCGAGTCCCAGCTTGACCTGCTCTATACCTATGGCCAGTACGAGTTGGGACGCCGAGCCCCCGCAGACACCCACCTGCGGCTCTATCGCGGGATCAACCGCATCGACGAACACGAGGTCCTCGAGCGGGTCGGACGCCATCGCTATCGCGTACTGCTCAACAACCTCAACAGCTTCACCAGCGAGCGCGAGCGCGCCGACGAGTTCGGCGACTACATCCTCGAAACCGAGGTGCCACGCCCCAAGGTGTTCTTCTACAACCGGCTGCTCCCCGACCTACTCAAGGGCGAGGACGAGTACGTGGTGATCGGCGGGGTCTACGAGGTGCGGATCTCGGTGTTATGA
- the nifH gene encoding nitrogenase iron protein: MATRQCAIYGKGGIGKSTTTQNLVAGLAELGKRVMIVGCDPKADSTRLILHSKAQETIMQMAADAGSVEDLELEDVLKVGFGDIKCVESGGPEPGVGCAGRGVITAINFLEEEGAYEEDLDFVFYDVLGDVVCGGFAMPIRENKAQEIYIVCSGEMMAMYAANNIAKGIVKYASSGGVRLAGLICNSRNTAREDELIMELARQLGTQMIHFVPRDNIVQRAEIRRMTVIEYDPKSGQADEYRTLAQKIIDNQMFVVPTPISMDALEDLLMEFGVLEEEDESIVGKTAADEAVA, encoded by the coding sequence ATGGCAACACGGCAATGCGCCATCTACGGCAAGGGCGGTATCGGTAAGTCGACCACTACCCAGAATCTGGTCGCCGGGCTCGCCGAGCTGGGCAAGCGGGTGATGATCGTCGGGTGTGACCCCAAGGCCGACTCGACCCGTCTGATCCTGCACTCCAAGGCCCAGGAGACCATCATGCAGATGGCCGCCGACGCCGGTTCGGTCGAGGATCTGGAACTCGAGGACGTGCTCAAGGTTGGCTTCGGCGACATCAAGTGCGTCGAGTCCGGTGGCCCCGAGCCGGGCGTCGGCTGCGCCGGTCGCGGCGTCATCACCGCGATCAACTTCCTCGAGGAGGAGGGCGCCTACGAGGAGGATCTCGACTTCGTCTTCTACGACGTGCTCGGCGACGTGGTCTGCGGTGGCTTCGCGATGCCGATCCGCGAGAACAAGGCGCAGGAGATCTACATCGTCTGCTCCGGCGAGATGATGGCCATGTACGCGGCCAACAACATCGCCAAGGGCATCGTCAAGTACGCCAGTTCCGGCGGCGTGCGTCTCGCCGGGCTGATCTGCAACAGCCGCAACACCGCCCGCGAGGACGAGCTGATCATGGAGCTTGCCCGTCAGCTCGGCACCCAGATGATCCACTTCGTCCCCCGCGACAACATCGTGCAGCGCGCCGAGATCCGTCGCATGACGGTCATCGAGTACGACCCCAAGTCGGGCCAGGCCGACGAGTACCGCACGCTGGCGCAGAAGATCATCGACAACCAGATGTTCGTGGTGCCGACGCCGATCTCGATGGATGCGCTCGAGGACCTGCTGATGGAGTTCGGCGTGCTCGAGGAAGAGGACGAGAGCATCGTCGGCAAGACCGCGGCAGACGAGGCGGTGGCCTGA
- the nifD gene encoding nitrogenase molybdenum-iron protein alpha chain, which produces MSNMTLEETKALIQEVLEAYPDKARKDRAKHLAANDQSVEQSKKCIISNRKSQPGVMTIRGCAYAGSKGVVWGPIKDMVHISHGPVGCGAYSRAGRRNYYTGHTGVNTFGTMNFTSDFQEKDIVFGGDKKLEKLIDEIEQLFPLVKGISVQSECPIGLIGDDIEAVSKKKTKEHGKPVVPVRCEGFRGVSQSLGHHIANDSIRDHVLGNRDDEAFASTPYDVAIIGDYNIGGDAWSSRILLEEMGLRVVAQWSGDGTLPEMELTPKVKLNLIHCYRSMNYISRYMEEKYSIPWMEYNFFGPTKIAESLRKIAAFFDETIQANAEKVIEKYQAEYEAVIAKYRPRLEGKKVMLYVGGLRPRHVIGAYEDLGMEVVGTGYEFAHNDDYDRTIKEVDNATLLYDDVTGYEFEEFVKRVKPDLIGSGIKEKYIFQKMGVPFRQMHSWDYSGPYHGYDGFAIFARDMDMTVNNPCWSSMQAPWLKPAAAETEATAASA; this is translated from the coding sequence ATGTCGAACATGACCCTCGAAGAGACCAAGGCCCTCATCCAAGAGGTGCTCGAGGCCTATCCCGACAAGGCGCGGAAGGATCGCGCCAAGCATCTCGCGGCCAACGACCAGTCGGTCGAGCAGTCGAAGAAGTGCATCATCTCCAACCGCAAGTCGCAGCCCGGCGTGATGACCATCCGCGGCTGTGCCTACGCCGGCTCCAAGGGCGTGGTGTGGGGTCCGATCAAGGACATGGTGCACATCTCCCACGGTCCGGTTGGTTGTGGCGCCTATTCGCGCGCCGGGCGTCGCAACTACTACACCGGCCACACCGGGGTGAACACCTTCGGCACGATGAACTTCACCTCCGATTTCCAGGAGAAGGACATCGTCTTCGGCGGGGACAAGAAGCTCGAGAAGCTGATCGACGAGATCGAGCAGCTCTTCCCCCTGGTCAAGGGCATCAGCGTGCAGTCGGAATGTCCGATCGGGTTGATCGGTGACGACATCGAGGCGGTCTCCAAGAAAAAGACCAAGGAGCACGGCAAGCCGGTGGTGCCGGTGCGCTGCGAGGGTTTCCGTGGCGTGTCGCAGTCGCTCGGTCACCATATCGCCAACGACTCGATTCGCGATCACGTGCTCGGCAATCGCGACGACGAGGCGTTCGCGTCGACGCCCTACGACGTGGCCATCATCGGTGACTACAACATCGGTGGCGACGCCTGGTCCTCGCGCATCCTGCTCGAGGAGATGGGGCTGCGCGTGGTCGCGCAGTGGTCGGGCGACGGCACCCTGCCGGAGATGGAGCTGACCCCCAAGGTCAAGCTCAACCTGATCCACTGCTATCGCTCGATGAACTACATCAGTCGGTACATGGAGGAGAAGTACAGCATCCCGTGGATGGAGTACAACTTCTTCGGTCCGACCAAGATCGCCGAATCGCTGCGCAAGATCGCCGCCTTCTTCGACGAGACCATCCAGGCCAACGCCGAGAAGGTGATCGAGAAGTACCAGGCCGAGTACGAGGCGGTGATCGCCAAGTATCGTCCGCGTCTCGAGGGCAAGAAGGTGATGCTCTATGTCGGCGGGTTGCGTCCGCGTCACGTCATCGGCGCTTACGAGGATCTCGGCATGGAGGTCGTCGGCACCGGTTACGAGTTCGCCCACAACGACGACTACGACCGCACCATCAAGGAAGTCGACAACGCGACCCTGCTCTATGACGACGTCACCGGTTACGAGTTCGAGGAGTTCGTCAAGCGCGTCAAGCCTGACCTGATCGGCTCGGGTATCAAGGAGAAGTACATCTTCCAGAAGATGGGCGTGCCCTTCCGTCAGATGCACTCCTGGGACTACTCGGGGCCGTATCACGGCTACGACGGCTTTGCCATCTTCGCCCGCGACATGGACATGACCGTCAACAACCCCTGCTGGAGCAGCATGCAGGCCCCCTGGCTCAAGCCGGCCGCGGCCGAGACCGAGGCGACCGCCGCCAGCGCCTGA
- the nifK gene encoding nitrogenase molybdenum-iron protein subunit beta, translating to MSQTVDNIKPCYPLFRDADYVESLANKRETVEEVASPEKIEETFTWTTTAEYQELNFKREALTINPAKACQPLGAVLCSLGFEKTLPYVHGSQGCVAYFRTYFNRHFKEPVACVSDSMTEDAAVFGGQKNMFDGLENARALYKPEMIAVSTTCMAEVIGDDLNAFIGNARKEGHVPEDFPVPFAHTPSFVGSHTTGWDNMFEGIQRYFTLNAMEDKTVGSNGKINLVPGFETYLGNYRVMHRMMDEMGVDYSLLCDPAEVLDTPADGEFRMYEGGTSIAEVKDAPNAVDTLLLQPWQLVKTKKFTQQTWKHDVPALNIPMGLAWTDDFLMKISELTGKPIPESLTRERGRLVDMMTDSHTWLHGKKFALYGDADFVMGMTQFLMELGAEPTHILCSHANKRWKKAVEKLLAESPYGASGKVYVNHDLWHLRSLCFTDKPDFLIGNSYGKFIQRDTLHKGKDAEVPLIRIGFPIFDRHHLHRMTTMGYEGAMYILTTLVNAVLERLDEETREMGVTDFNYDLVR from the coding sequence ATGAGCCAGACCGTCGACAACATCAAGCCCTGTTACCCGCTGTTCCGTGACGCGGACTATGTCGAGAGCCTCGCCAACAAGCGCGAGACCGTCGAGGAGGTCGCCTCGCCGGAGAAGATCGAGGAGACCTTTACCTGGACCACCACCGCGGAGTACCAGGAACTCAACTTCAAGCGCGAGGCGCTGACCATCAACCCGGCCAAGGCCTGTCAGCCGCTCGGTGCGGTGCTCTGCTCGCTCGGCTTCGAGAAGACGCTGCCCTATGTGCACGGCTCGCAGGGCTGCGTGGCCTACTTCCGCACCTACTTCAACCGTCACTTCAAGGAGCCGGTGGCCTGTGTCTCGGACTCGATGACCGAGGACGCGGCGGTGTTCGGCGGCCAGAAGAACATGTTCGACGGACTGGAGAACGCCCGTGCGCTCTACAAGCCGGAGATGATCGCCGTCTCCACCACCTGCATGGCAGAGGTCATCGGTGACGATCTCAACGCCTTCATCGGCAACGCGCGCAAGGAAGGTCACGTCCCCGAGGATTTCCCGGTGCCCTTCGCCCACACCCCGAGCTTCGTCGGCAGCCATACCACCGGCTGGGACAACATGTTCGAGGGGATCCAGCGCTACTTCACCCTCAACGCGATGGAGGACAAGACGGTCGGCTCCAACGGCAAGATCAACCTGGTGCCGGGCTTCGAGACCTATCTCGGCAACTACCGGGTGATGCACCGGATGATGGATGAGATGGGGGTCGACTACAGCCTGCTGTGCGATCCCGCCGAGGTGCTCGATACCCCGGCCGACGGTGAGTTCCGGATGTACGAGGGGGGAACCTCGATCGCCGAGGTCAAGGATGCGCCCAACGCCGTCGACACCCTGTTGCTGCAGCCCTGGCAGCTGGTCAAGACCAAGAAGTTCACCCAGCAGACCTGGAAGCACGATGTCCCGGCACTCAACATCCCGATGGGGCTGGCGTGGACCGACGACTTCCTGATGAAGATCTCCGAGCTCACCGGCAAGCCGATCCCCGAGTCGCTGACCCGCGAACGCGGTCGCCTGGTCGACATGATGACCGACAGCCACACCTGGCTGCACGGCAAGAAGTTCGCGCTCTACGGCGACGCCGACTTCGTCATGGGCATGACCCAGTTCCTCATGGAGCTGGGCGCCGAGCCGACCCACATCCTCTGCAGCCACGCCAACAAGCGCTGGAAGAAGGCCGTCGAGAAGCTGCTCGCCGAGTCGCCCTACGGCGCCTCCGGCAAGGTCTACGTCAACCACGACCTCTGGCACCTGCGTTCGCTGTGCTTCACCGACAAGCCCGATTTCCTGATCGGTAACAGCTACGGCAAATTCATCCAGCGCGACACCCTGCACAAGGGCAAGGATGCCGAGGTGCCGCTGATCCGCATCGGCTTCCCGATCTTCGACCGTCACCACCTCCACCGCATGACCACCATGGGCTACGAGGGCGCGATGTACATCCTCACCACCCTGGTCAACGCGGTGCTCGAGCGTCTCGACGAGGAGACGCGCGAGATGGGCGTGACCGACTTCAACTACGACCTGGTGCGCTAG
- the nifT gene encoding putative nitrogen fixation protein NifT, with protein sequence MPNVMIRKNETGALLFYVAKKDMEETIASVEQDSAERWGGEVALTDGSRWYIDPISPPPSFPTTLRFRRVDD encoded by the coding sequence ATGCCTAACGTGATGATCCGCAAGAACGAAACCGGGGCGCTGCTCTTCTATGTCGCCAAGAAGGACATGGAGGAGACCATCGCCTCGGTCGAGCAGGACAGCGCCGAGCGCTGGGGTGGGGAGGTGGCGCTGACCGACGGCTCGCGCTGGTACATCGACCCGATCAGCCCGCCGCCGAGCTTCCCCACGACGCTGCGCTTTCGCCGCGTGGACGACTGA
- a CDS encoding 4Fe-4S binding protein, translating into MAYQIQRDLCTACGDCQQACPNQSISPWKGVYRIDAATCTECDGEGEPGMPQCLDACMEEDCIVPA; encoded by the coding sequence ATGGCCTATCAAATCCAGCGCGACCTGTGCACCGCCTGCGGCGACTGCCAGCAGGCCTGCCCGAACCAGTCGATCAGCCCCTGGAAGGGGGTCTACCGGATCGACGCCGCCACCTGTACCGAGTGCGATGGCGAGGGCGAACCGGGGATGCCGCAGTGTCTCGACGCCTGCATGGAAGAGGACTGCATCGTCCCGGCCTGA
- a CDS encoding dinitrogenase iron-molybdenum cofactor biosynthesis protein → MTAVPLSDDIALRIGLAARILPEIDVARLLRVLETTLGLPPTADKLDRLRLRDLRQGADGALADLEPERLRDALAILKGEAGETQPPPLPEPYLEGELPDSIRVACTSDSGEQLDGHFGAARRFLVYQVSAEAIRLIEVREIDDSQAEDDRNSYRAGLIADCQLLYVASIGGPAAAKVVKVDVHPIRVVDGGEARAHLRELQGVLAGHVPPWLAKAMGQAGARSGVAT, encoded by the coding sequence ATGACCGCCGTACCACTCTCCGACGACATCGCGCTGCGCATCGGGCTCGCCGCCCGCATCCTCCCCGAGATCGATGTCGCGCGTCTGCTGCGCGTGCTCGAGACCACCCTGGGACTGCCACCGACCGCCGACAAGCTCGATCGTCTGCGATTGCGCGATCTGCGCCAGGGTGCTGACGGTGCGCTCGCCGACCTCGAGCCCGAGCGTCTCAGGGACGCGCTCGCCATCCTCAAGGGCGAGGCCGGCGAGACCCAGCCGCCGCCGCTGCCTGAACCCTATCTCGAGGGTGAGTTGCCGGATTCGATCCGGGTCGCCTGCACCTCGGACTCGGGTGAGCAGCTCGACGGCCATTTCGGCGCGGCGCGACGCTTCCTGGTCTATCAGGTCTCGGCCGAGGCGATACGGCTGATCGAGGTCCGTGAGATCGACGACAGCCAGGCCGAGGACGATCGCAACAGCTATCGCGCCGGTCTGATCGCCGACTGTCAGCTGCTCTACGTCGCCTCGATCGGGGGGCCGGCGGCGGCCAAGGTGGTCAAGGTCGACGTCCATCCGATCCGCGTCGTCGATGGCGGCGAGGCGCGCGCGCACCTGCGCGAGCTGCAGGGCGTTCTCGCCGGGCATGTCCCGCCGTGGCTGGCCAAGGCCATGGGGCAGGCGGGCGCCCGGAGCGGGGTCGCGACATGA
- a CDS encoding DUF6129 family protein, translated as MIAPERIEQVSAVVSRIGANAQTVQALRESFDELHFTLCLEDEVGVREPYRELPGVSLYLVGAGASGCATLTDDPAEASGLLLATHA; from the coding sequence ATGATCGCGCCCGAGCGGATCGAGCAGGTCTCCGCCGTGGTCTCGCGCATCGGTGCCAACGCGCAGACCGTGCAGGCGTTGCGCGAGAGTTTCGACGAGCTGCACTTCACCCTCTGTCTGGAGGATGAGGTCGGCGTCCGCGAGCCCTATCGCGAGCTGCCCGGGGTGAGCCTCTATCTGGTCGGCGCCGGCGCCTCGGGGTGCGCCACCCTGACCGATGATCCGGCTGAGGCCAGCGGGCTGCTGCTCGCCACCCACGCATGA